A region of the Fusobacterium sp. genome:
CTTTGTGTAAAGTAACTTTTTTGTCCCACTTACAGTATTTATTAATTTCTAATCTTTCAGTAGTGTTCTTTTTATTTTTTGATGTACTATAGTTTCTTCTTTTACACTCTGTACATTCTAATTGAATATTTACTCTCAATTTTACACCTCCACTCATTAACGGTATCTTTGCGATCCTCCCATATTAAGTCATAATATGGTGAAAAAGAGTTTACTCTATCTTGCTTTCTAAGACATAGAATATAATATCAGATTTTCTTAACTTTGTCAAATAATTTTATTAAAATGTTTTAAATTTTCTTTTTCTGACAAAGAAAAAAGCTTGGCAAGTACCTATCCTCCCGGGAGGCTTCCCTCCAAGTACTTTCAGCGTTTACGGGCTTAACTTCTGGGTTCGGTATGGGACCAGGTGT
Encoded here:
- the rpmG gene encoding 50S ribosomal protein L33 — its product is MRVNIQLECTECKRRNYSTSKNKKNTTERLEINKYCKWDKKVTLHKETKK